One region of Kogia breviceps isolate mKogBre1 chromosome 17, mKogBre1 haplotype 1, whole genome shotgun sequence genomic DNA includes:
- the LOC131744212 gene encoding protein LTO1 homolog: MAGSQDMFDGIVMADERFHGEGYQKGYEEGSSLGMIEGRQYGTLHGAKIGSEIGCYQGFAFAWRCLLHGCATEKDSKKMKVLESLIRMIQKFPYDDPTYDKLHEDLDRIRGKFKQLCSLLNVQPDFKISAGDSGLSF, from the coding sequence ATGGCCGGGAGTCAGGACATGTTCGACGGCATCGTGATGGCGGATGAGAGGTTTCACGGGGAAGGTTATCAGAAAGGCTATGAAGAAGGAAGTAGTTTGGGTATGATTGAAGGAAGACAGTATGGCACGTTACATGGAGCTAAAATCGGATCTGAGATCGGGTGCTACCAAGGTTTTGCCTTTGCTTGGAGATGTCTCCTGCATGGCTGCGCCACTGAGAAAGACAGCAAAAAGATGAAGGTCTTAGAATCGTTGATTAGAATGATTCAGAAATTCCCTTATGATGACCCTACTTATGATAAACTTCATGAAGACTTAGACAGAATTAGAGGGAAATTTAAGCAGCTTTGTTCATTACTAAACGTCCAGCCCGACTTTAAAATTAGTGCAGGAGATTCCGGACTTTCATTTTGA